Proteins encoded within one genomic window of Synechococcus sp. PCC 7335:
- a CDS encoding universal stress protein — MNWLKKKTVLVPTDFSESSYEAIAVAKAYVEDASGLKIIHSLSPLHPADPAAMWDTLTDDERKQKVHDFLSKKMDELGYSGVHVEITLGDPATQVIEYAEKIGVEMIIMPSQGRKGLSRFLIGSVAERVIRSAHCPVLVLKS; from the coding sequence ATGAACTGGCTCAAGAAAAAAACGGTTCTGGTCCCCACTGATTTCTCTGAGTCATCTTATGAGGCGATCGCTGTTGCCAAAGCGTACGTTGAAGATGCTTCAGGCTTAAAAATTATTCATAGTCTATCGCCGCTGCATCCGGCTGATCCGGCGGCGATGTGGGACACGCTTACAGATGATGAGCGCAAGCAAAAGGTCCATGATTTCTTGAGTAAAAAGATGGACGAATTGGGCTATAGCGGGGTTCATGTCGAGATCACACTGGGCGATCCGGCCACTCAGGTTATCGAATATGCTGAAAAGATAGGAGTAGAGATGATCATCATGCCTTCTCAAGGCAGGAAAGGTCTCAGCCGATTCTTGATCGGTTCGGTTGCTGAGCGGGTCATTCGCTCAGCGCACTGTCCTGTTCTAGTGCTCAAGTCTTAA
- a CDS encoding sodium:alanine symporter family protein codes for MRQVLSSFKYKFKYKFYLLITTVILVPQAVYAQDSEGATASAGIIESVFQRIIDALNLVFYFKIGGENGIPFIVLWLVAGAVFFTLRMKFINVRAFKHAIDIVRGKYDDPEDEGDVSHFQALAAALSGTVGIGNIAGVAIAIRLGGPGAAFWMTVAGFLGMSSKFAECTLGQKFRTIKPDGTVGGGPMYYLSRGLSSIGMRGFGKGLGVIYAVFCAIATMGAGNMFQANQAYAAVSNVVPFFENASWLFGLILVAIVGLVILGGIERIGAVAGFLVPFMAVIYALACVWVMLVRFTDIPGAIGTIISSAFVPQAVAGGLLGAIVIGFQRAVFSNEAGIGSAAIAHSAARTDEPVREGIVALLEPFIDTMFICNMTAMVIVLTGVYADPAAADLDGARLSAASFATIIGWFPYVIAIAGFLFAISTMISWSYYGQMAWSYLFGDATVNIYKALFLFCGFVGSIINLQLVLQFSDILLLAMSIPNLLGCFFLSGIVASELESYMNRLNSGEMIEAVMEAKERVLR; via the coding sequence ATGAGACAGGTATTATCTAGCTTTAAGTATAAATTCAAGTACAAATTCTATCTTTTGATTACCACCGTAATTTTGGTCCCTCAGGCGGTATATGCCCAAGACAGCGAGGGTGCAACCGCATCAGCCGGTATCATAGAATCTGTCTTCCAAAGAATAATAGATGCTCTCAATCTTGTGTTCTACTTCAAGATCGGGGGCGAAAATGGCATCCCGTTTATTGTTCTGTGGCTGGTTGCTGGCGCTGTCTTTTTTACGCTGCGGATGAAGTTTATTAATGTGCGAGCTTTTAAGCATGCAATTGATATCGTACGCGGTAAGTACGATGACCCCGAAGATGAGGGAGATGTTTCTCACTTTCAGGCGCTAGCAGCGGCGCTCTCTGGAACAGTGGGTATCGGCAATATTGCCGGGGTGGCGATCGCCATTCGCTTAGGAGGCCCAGGGGCTGCTTTTTGGATGACGGTAGCGGGCTTTCTGGGAATGTCGAGTAAGTTTGCAGAATGTACGCTGGGTCAAAAGTTTCGAACGATTAAGCCCGACGGAACGGTGGGCGGTGGCCCGATGTACTACCTTTCTCGGGGACTTTCTTCTATTGGCATGAGAGGATTTGGCAAAGGCTTAGGCGTCATCTATGCCGTCTTTTGCGCGATCGCCACGATGGGTGCGGGCAATATGTTTCAGGCCAATCAGGCCTATGCGGCTGTGTCGAATGTAGTTCCGTTCTTTGAGAATGCAAGCTGGCTGTTCGGCTTAATTCTAGTCGCTATCGTTGGCTTAGTAATCCTAGGTGGAATCGAGAGAATTGGAGCAGTAGCAGGGTTCTTAGTACCCTTTATGGCTGTGATCTATGCCTTGGCCTGCGTGTGGGTGATGTTGGTGAGGTTTACCGATATTCCAGGAGCGATTGGGACGATTATTTCATCGGCTTTTGTGCCACAGGCGGTCGCAGGTGGGTTGTTAGGTGCGATTGTTATTGGGTTTCAGCGAGCGGTTTTTTCTAACGAGGCTGGGATTGGCTCTGCGGCGATCGCCCATTCAGCCGCCCGGACTGATGAACCGGTACGAGAAGGAATTGTTGCTTTGCTAGAGCCTTTTATCGACACGATGTTCATCTGTAATATGACGGCTATGGTGATTGTTTTAACGGGTGTATATGCCGATCCTGCCGCTGCTGATCTAGACGGAGCTAGACTATCGGCAGCGTCTTTTGCGACGATTATCGGTTGGTTTCCCTATGTAATTGCGATCGCGGGCTTTTTGTTTGCCATCTCTACGATGATTTCCTGGAGCTATTACGGTCAGATGGCATGGTCTTACTTATTTGGCGATGCCACGGTGAATATATACAAAGCGCTGTTTCTATTCTGCGGATTTGTTGGTTCAATCATCAATCTTCAGTTGGTTTTACAGTTTAGCGATATTCTTTTACTAGCGATGTCCATTCCTAACCTGCTAGGTTGCTTCTTCCTTTCTGGCATCGTGGCTAGTGAGTTAGAAAGCTACATGAATCGTTTGAACTCAGGCGAAATGATTGAAGCTGTGATGGAGGCTAAAGAGCGTGTTTTGAGGTAG
- a CDS encoding GNAT family N-acetyltransferase: MTRDELAIAVKWAATEGWNPGLDDVNCFYAADPDGFFMGFLDDEPVASLSVVKYGDTFGFLGLYIVKPEFRGRGYGIQIWQAGLSYLQSRNIGLDGVVEQQNNYVKSGFQLAHRNIRYQGFRRSDESPVQTESRVGSINLVSLSSIPIKEINDYDKSIFLYERADFLRCWLSSSQHITVGLIHDSKLSGYGVLRPCQQGYKIGPLFADTPQFAEEIFLSLTAHVNSDQPFYLDIPSVNTAAVELVKKYRMTSVFETARMYTQTPPELPLNKIFGITTFELG, translated from the coding sequence ATGACTCGTGATGAGTTGGCGATCGCAGTGAAATGGGCCGCTACTGAAGGCTGGAATCCTGGACTAGACGATGTCAATTGCTTCTACGCGGCTGATCCAGACGGCTTTTTCATGGGTTTTTTAGACGATGAACCCGTTGCCAGCCTTTCGGTAGTCAAGTATGGCGATACATTTGGCTTCCTAGGACTTTATATCGTCAAGCCAGAATTTAGAGGGCGCGGGTACGGAATACAAATATGGCAAGCAGGGCTGAGCTATCTACAAAGTCGAAATATTGGCTTGGATGGCGTGGTAGAGCAGCAAAATAACTATGTCAAATCTGGTTTCCAACTAGCTCATCGCAACATTAGATACCAAGGCTTTCGGCGCTCAGATGAAAGCCCTGTTCAGACTGAAAGCAGAGTAGGCAGCATTAATCTTGTCTCTTTATCGTCAATTCCGATAAAAGAGATCAATGATTATGATAAAAGTATCTTTCTCTATGAACGCGCTGACTTTTTGCGCTGTTGGCTGAGTTCATCGCAGCATATTACCGTCGGGTTAATACACGATAGTAAGTTGTCTGGTTATGGGGTGCTTCGCCCTTGCCAGCAAGGCTATAAGATTGGGCCGCTCTTTGCCGACACCCCTCAATTTGCAGAAGAGATTTTTCTATCACTAACGGCCCATGTCAACAGCGATCAGCCATTTTATCTAGACATTCCTAGTGTGAATACTGCAGCTGTTGAGCTAGTCAAAAAGTATCGTATGACCAGCGTATTTGAAACCGCTAGAATGTACACCCAAACACCACCCGAACTGCCTTTGAACAAGATATTTGGAATTACTACGTTTGAGCTAGGTTAA
- the puuE gene encoding allantoinase PuuE — MTANYPRDLIGYGQHPPNPQWPNQAQLALQFVINYEEGGENCILHGDAASESFLSEIIGASPLLGVRNLNMESMYEYGSRAGFWRLHRLFTERNLPLTVYAVAMALERNPDAGKAMVEADWEVASHGYRWIDYQYVGEDVERSHIQKAIDIHTQVIGSRPLGFYQGRNSPNTRRLVVEEGGFLYDADSYADDLPYWNHDYGKPHLVIPYTLDNNDMRFATAQGFNSGDQFFTYLRDAFDVLYAEGQQSPKMMSVGLHCRLSGRPGRTAALAKFLDYVQSHDKVWICRRVDIARHWHEAFT; from the coding sequence ATGACTGCAAACTATCCTCGCGACTTGATCGGTTATGGACAGCACCCACCGAATCCCCAATGGCCAAATCAAGCTCAGCTCGCTCTCCAGTTTGTAATCAACTACGAAGAGGGCGGCGAAAACTGTATTTTGCATGGCGATGCTGCTTCGGAGTCTTTTCTCTCTGAAATTATTGGCGCATCACCGCTGCTAGGCGTGAGAAATCTAAATATGGAGTCGATGTATGAGTACGGTAGCCGAGCCGGATTTTGGCGACTGCACCGCTTGTTTACCGAGCGGAACTTACCGCTGACAGTCTATGCCGTGGCGATGGCGCTAGAGAGAAACCCGGATGCGGGAAAGGCGATGGTGGAAGCGGATTGGGAGGTGGCTAGCCACGGCTACCGTTGGATTGACTATCAGTATGTGGGAGAAGATGTGGAGCGATCGCACATCCAAAAAGCTATCGATATCCACACCCAGGTCATTGGCAGCAGACCCTTAGGGTTTTACCAGGGTCGCAACAGTCCTAATACCCGGCGATTAGTCGTTGAAGAAGGCGGCTTTCTCTACGATGCTGATAGCTACGCTGATGATCTGCCCTACTGGAATCACGATTACGGCAAACCGCATCTAGTTATTCCTTACACCCTGGACAACAATGACATGCGTTTCGCTACCGCCCAAGGATTCAATTCGGGCGACCAGTTTTTCACCTATTTACGAGATGCGTTTGATGTCCTCTACGCAGAAGGTCAGCAGTCTCCCAAAATGATGAGCGTCGGTCTGCACTGTCGGCTCTCTGGCAGACCTGGAAGAACAGCTGCCCTAGCAAAATTCTTAGACTATGTGCAAAGCCACGATAAGGTTTGGATCTGCCGGCGCGTCGATATTGCAAGACATTGGCACGAGGCGTTTACATAG